From a region of the Podospora pseudopauciseta strain CBS 411.78 chromosome 7 map unlocalized CBS411.78m_7, whole genome shotgun sequence genome:
- the ADI1_2 gene encoding 1,2-dihydroxy-3-keto-5-methylthiopentene dioxygenase (COG:Q; EggNog:ENOG503NZV9), with protein sequence MDIRSNADTTAGGGSIAGSEAPTTATPTGRDGGGRGEGGNKPKLQLPASCEPPQPGQPPAKQLVWIVFGGTGHMGRSLVKSILSHSDLVTTVGRVFETTPAQIATLNSDSCLGTLCDVRDYASVSKVMEKTLDRFGRIDCIANCSGYGVIGACEDQDEYEVRNQFETNFMGTLHILQASLPYFRQQNGGRYLIFSSTSGALGVPGLGPYCATKYAVEGLIEAMLYEVDSFGIKATLVEPGLVRRDEPAEITNSLPTWGHFLIKPASEAYSHATSPALHAKRMVQWLGDRQPTSAVKCAELVWQLGHCSYPPLRLLLGSYAIESIRDRLRSVTEELEDWKHLNFPVAPSEGEDGGKGGEGGEDGDGQAGEGEGGNIVVEGTSPDGGEN encoded by the exons ATGGATATCCGCAGCAATGCCGACACAACAGCTGGAGGGGGCTCCATCGCTGGCTCTGAAGCCCCAACAACAGCTACACCCacaggccgagatggaggaggaagaggagaagggggcaaCAAACCCAagctccagctcccagcCAGCTGCGAGCCGCCCCAGCCTGGGCAGCCGCCTGCTAAACAGCTTGTTTGGATT GTCTTCGGTGGAACAGGCCACATGGGCCGCTCCCTCGTCAAgtccatcctctcccactcGGACCTCGTCACCACCGTCGGCCGCGTCTTTGAGACGACCCCGGCCCAGATCGCTACTCTCAATTCCGACTCCTGCCTCGGCACTCTTTGCGACGTGCGTGACTATGCTTCCGTGTCGAAAGTGATGGAGAAAACGCTTGATCGCTTCGGGAGGATTGACTGCATAGCCAACTGCTCCGGCTACGGCGTCATCGGCGCGTGTGAAGACCAGGATGAATATGAAGTGCGCAACCAGTTCGAGACGAATTTCATGGGTACTTTGCATATCTTGCAGGCGTCACTGCCGTATTTTCGGCAGCAAAACGGGGGACGGTATCTGATTTTCAGCTCCACCTCCGGCGCGCTGGGTGTGCCTGGGTTAGGGCCGTACTGCGCGACAAAGTATGCGGTGGAGGGGCTGATAGAGGCGATGCTGTACGAGGTTGACAGCTTCGGGATCAAGGCCACGCTGGTGGAGCCGGgcctggtgaggagggacgAGCCGGCCGAGATTACAAACAGTCTGCCGACTTGGGGGCACTTTTTGATCAAGCCGGCGAGTGAGGCGTATAGTCATGCGACGAGCCCGGCGTTGCACGCGAAGAGGATGGTGCAGTGGTTGGGGGATAGGCAGCCGACGAGCGCGGTGAAGTGTGCGGAGCTGGTGTGGCAGTTGGGGCATTGTTCTTATCCGCCGttgaggttgctgttggggagtTATGCGATTGAGAGTATTAGGGATAGGTTGAGGAGTGTGacggaggagttggaggattGGAAGCATTTGAACTTTCCGGTGGCGCCgtcggagggggaggatgggggaaagggaggggaaggaggggaggatggggacgGACAggcgggggaaggggagggggggaatattgttgttgaggggacGAGTCcggatgggggggagaacTGA
- a CDS encoding uncharacterized protein (EggNog:ENOG503PGRN), with protein MAIIRIPSISELDFTPPATPSSTLGNGKLPSPPNLILSLTPPSTPQTTMSRMDIVLRVRPSLPLDHITAQTRAPSDQQIPSIRSLMASVPAPSSRYPGGPFTAPPSPSGSFFSAVSWNGSTSRSSSVERSWMSGQYSPPLSRRGSSDGGSTTMTPSSERSTPEFPIRSGRRNSSRTEPYSTKRVRDTDAVESSPVVAGEAKKGKRSNQKYTTEQQDFIIYHREDLTKAWKDIERAYIHQWPAADPQDNRKITGVQCIFYRQNLLVPLMNNTDEKLLVLDSPPFLTTNPAGADPKNSDLVLNEDYAEYVVYKGVPHRLEESKVRTYGRPRLLLERSPEELVEHQYDWLPKNYLDAAQELASKRDEQRWRWLQQYGPRPDGWIDSCEPIENRFKVAEGSHLYKMLPKFPAVQPTLEYACRPVRVAEGVNLYKMAREVVQPALGRQYHPGGHCQLIYQSHI; from the exons ATGGCTATCATCAGAATCCCCAGCATCTCTGAGCTGGATTTCACACCACCGGCCACACCTTCCAGCACCCTAGGCAACGGTAAATTACCTAGTCCTCCGAATTTGATATTGAGCCTCACAcctccttcaactccccaAACGACAATGTCCAGGATGGATATAGTCCTCAGAGTTCGTCCATCACTGCCCCTGGACCATATCACGGCCCAGACGCGTGCACCGTCAGATCAACAAATTCCGTCAATCCGGTCTCTCATGGCCAGCGTGCCAGCTCCCAGCTCTCGATACCCCGGGGGCCCTTTCACagctccaccctctccatcgGGCTCATTTTTCTCGGCGGTTTCCTGGAATGGGTCTACCTCTCGCTCAAGCTCAGTAGAGAGATCCTGGATGTCTGGCCAGTACTCTCCACCGCTCTCACGCCGCGGATCATCAGATGGCGGGTCGACAACCATGACTCCCAGTTCCGAGCGGTCAACCCCCGAGTTTCCCATCAGGTCGGGGCGCAGAAACAGCTCCAGAACCGAGCCATACTCTACAAAACGTGTAAGAGACACTGACGCAGTCGAGTCTTCGCCTGTAGTAGCAGGCGAGGCTAAAAAGGGGAAGCGCAGCAACCAGAAGTACACGACTGAACAACAAGACTTTATTATCTATCACAGAGAAGATCTCACGAAGGCGTGGAAGGACATCGAACGTGCCTACATCCACCAATGGCCAGCTGCGGACCCGCAGGATAATCGCAAAATCACTGGGGTCCAATGCATTTTTTATCGTCAGAATCTCCTGGTCCCGCTCATGAACAACACCGATGAGAAGCTACTCGTCTTGGACTCGCCACCATTCTTGACAACCAACCCCGCAGGGGCGGACCCCAAGAACAGTGACTTGGTCCTCAATGAGGATTACGCCGAGTACGTAGTGTACAAGGGCGTTCCTCACCGACTCGAAGAAAGCAAAGTGCGGACGTATGGCCGTCCGAGACTCCTCCTTGAGAGATCGCcggaggagttggttgaACACCAGTATGACTGGCTTCCGAAAAATTACCTTGACGCCGCTCAGGAACTTG CCTCGAAAAGAGACGAACAAAGATGGCGGTGGCTCCAACAATATGGCCCTCGCCCAGACGGGTGGATCGACAGCTGTGAACCCATCGAGAATCGATTCAAGGTTGCCGAAGGCAGTCATCTGTACAAGATGCTGCCAAAATTCCCAGCTGTTCAGCCAACATTAGAGTACGCATGTCGCCCCGTCAGAGTTGCTGAAGGGGTCAACCTTTACAAGATGGCGCGTGAAGTGGTCCAGCCAGCGCTGGGCCGCCAATATCATCCCGGGGGCCATTGCCAACTCATCTATCAGTCACATATTTGA
- the TFC7 gene encoding C6 zinc cluster transcription factor-like protein (EggNog:ENOG503NZ77; COG:G), with the protein MPLEVIYVARHGFRSNWLVDHATGTYTATLRSPTGGAADPALTSHGVDQARELGERLLKAEPPIERVYSSLYYRCLQTVEPFVRKAIVTDKRLSIRGETGLGEWYGAANFEHPVPASHEILRPLFPGLLDEEYRPLVTPTRMGEGVDELHDRVARTMDELIAQCDREGVRAVLLCSHAATIIALGRVLTGDMPESIDTEDFRAFTCGLSVYRRRASPAGTVSGTVKCDGDGIATSSGASAAHAADRHKDLAWRGGRGVGGGWMCELNSDCSHLSLGEERGWRFSGDESFLGTASGQSMLDAGQLGVVVEGRGGGSTNRGKL; encoded by the exons ATGCCACTGGAGGTGATCTACGTGGCCCGTCATGGG TTCAGATCAAACTGGCTCGTTGATCACGCCACTGGCACCTACACAGCGACCCTACGGTCGCCAACTGGCGGAGCGGCTGATCCGGCTCTGACATCCCATGGCGTTGATCAAGCGAGGGAGCTCGGCGAGCGGCTGTTGAAGGCAGAGCCGCCCATTGAGCGCGTCTATTCCAGTCTATACTACCGATGTCTTCAGACAGTCGAACCCTTTGTGCGCAAGGCCATCGTCACTGACAAGCGCCTGTCCATAAGGGGCGAGACTGGTCTGGGTGAGTGGTATGGAGCAGCCAACTTTGAGCACCCGGTCCCAGCGTCCCATGAAATTCTGAGGCCGCTGTTCCCGGGCCTGCTCGACGAAGAGTACAGACCGCTAGTAACGCCGACCCGCatgggagagggtgttgatgagCTGCATGACCGAGTCGCCAGGACCATGGACGAGCTCATTGCTCAGTGCGACAGAGAGGGCGTGCGTGCCGTTCTGCTCTGCTCACATGCTGCCACCATAATCGCTTTGGGCCGAGTGTTGACTGGTGACATGCCGGAGAGCATCGACACTGAGGACTTTCGGGCCTTCACCTGCGGGTTGAGTGTCTACAGGCGACGGGCATCCCCCGCGGGAACCGTATCCGGGACAGTTAAGTGTGACGGCGATGGCATTGCAACCTCGTCAGGGGCCTCTGCTGCACACGCTGCAGATCGTCACAAGGATCTCGCCTGGAGAGGTGGTCGGGGCGTtggtggggggtggatgtgtgAGCTCAATAGTGACTGCAGTCATCTTTCACTAGGGGAGGAGCGAGGCTG GCGCTTTTCTGGAGACGAGTCGTTCCTCGGTACTGCTTCGGGACAAAGCATGCTCGATGCTGGACAGCTGGGAGTGGTTGTCGAGGGCAGAGGGGGTGGGTCGACAAATCGGGGAAAGCTTTGA
- a CDS encoding uncharacterized protein (EggNog:ENOG503NZGK; COG:J) yields MSADLFAAFADTPSSTAPQQQQTKPAQDSFSFLDFASPAPQPQTQAQISQQSAPWPPIQQLAPTQGSSFASAQFGHPQTNNSNVWGDLGGSGGFQRQSTTTQAPPKTFTPVQDDQEDEDDWGDFEAATKPADPPQPPAPLTNITSPPSRTRVTRASTMDLMGNQLFNLELEDSHKPKRNPDPDVLFDADFEAENGDINEDDFGDFEAVPAPVTEPTTKPVDDLLGLDVDPAPSSKKAPPGLSLSNAAFHGSPSAYPKAPKSPYGSSFHDRKPDLVKELQVKPPTGVRNIQEANQASPSPITAWPEVGDGFGNKWEEFKDIPDTTTKPAIKTASQPKIKTTSKSKPAPAPATNSEWEWQDWGATEEKAPQHSNPPAQPTPSHEPRGPPPTNIPPPSVLLSLCPQLLDLATTTLLKPLLTLSTTSPGYQRIIGSAQTLSFIKGYLALATVVSRLIAGRKQRWHRDKFLSQSMTISAAVAGGKPGMKLAGIDKTQSIREEQEVAEVIEVWKKQVGRLRGVVAAMNSAHHENLKIPELATNMAVTAAKNVPAAPKACVVCGLKRDERVAKVDYEVEDSFGEWWIEFWGHRQCANFWVEHEKELRQR; encoded by the coding sequence ATGTCGGCCGATCTTTTTGCGGCTTTCGCAGACACCCCATCAAGCACAGcacctcagcagcaacagacaAAACCAGCTCAGgactccttctcctttttgGACTTCGCTTCACCGGCTCCTCAACCGCAAACGCAAGCTCAAATTAGCCAGCAATCCGCACCATGGCCGCCTATTCAGCAGCTGGCACCGACACAAGGAAGCTCTTTTGCGTCAGCTCAGTTCGGTCATCCTCAGACCAATAACAGCAATGTCTGGGGTGATTTGGGTGGATCGGGGGGCTTCCAACGCCAGAGTACGACAACACAAGCGCCTCCAAAAACATTCACACCAGTACAAGATGAccaggaggatgaagatgactGGGGGGACTTTGAGGCTGCAACGAAGCCAGCCGATCCGCCGCAGCCTCCGGCTCCACTGACAAATATCACCAGCCCACCATCTAGAACCCGTGTCACCAGGGCATCGACCATGGACTTGATGGGCAATCAACTGTTCAACCTTGAACTGGAGGACTCGCATAAACCGAAGAGAAACCCGGACCCTGATGTGCTCTTTGATGCCGATTTTGAAGCGGAGAATGGGGACATCAATGAGGATGACTTTGGTGATTTTGAGGCTGTGCCTGCCCCTGTAACAGAGCCCACCACAAAACCTGTAGACGACTTGCTTGGGCTAGACGTGGACCCGGCCCCATCATCTAAGAAAGCACCTCCGGGGTTGTCTCTTTCCAACGCGGCTTTCCATGGGAGTCCTTCAGCTTACCCGAAGGCACCAAAGTCACCCTACGGATCATCTTTTCATGACCGCAAGCCCGATCTTGTGAAGGAACTTCAAGTAAAACCGCCCACAGGAGTACGCAACATCCAGGAAGCGAATCAAGCTTCGCCATCTCCTATTACAGCATGGCCTGAGGTTGGTGACGGCTTTGGCAACAAGTGGGAGGAGTTCAAAGACATCCCAGATACCACCACAAAACCCGCCATCAAAACAGCTTCACAGCCCAAAATCAAGACAACCTCGAAATCCAAGccagccccagccccagcGACAAATTCAGAGTGGGAATGGCAAGACTGGGGAGCAACAGAAGAAAAGGCCCCTCAACATAGCAATCCACCGGCACAACCAACGCCATCACACGAACCTCGCGGTCCTCCCCCGACCAACATTCCTCCACCCTCTGTTCTTCTCTCACTTTGTCCTCAACTACTCGATCTTGCCACAACGACCCTTCTCAAACCTCTCCTTACTctatcaaccacctccccaggcTACCAACGGATCATCGGCTCCGCCCAGACCCTCTCTTTCATTAAAGGTTACCTAGCTTTAGCCACGGTCGTGTCAAGATTAATAGCAGGTCGGAAGCAGCGTTGGCACAGGGACAAGTTCCTATCACAAAGCATGACCATCTCTGCTGCGGTTGCAGGCGGGAAACCAGGCATGAAACTGGCCGGTATAGATAAGACTCAGTCTATCCGTGAAGAGCAAGAAGTAGCCGAGGTCATCGAGGTTTGGAAGAAGCAAGTCGGTAGGCTACGGGGCGTTGTCGCGGCAATGAACAGTGCTCATCATGAGAACCTCAAGATTCCCGAGCTTGCTACAAACATGGCTGTCACCGCGGCAAAGAATGTACCAGCCGCCCCAAAAGCATGCGTTGTCTGCGGACTGAAGCGAGATGAACGGGTCGCCAAGGTGGACTATGAAGTCGAAGACAGTTTCGGTGAGTGGTGGATCGAGTTCTGGGGGCATAGGCAGTGTGCCAACTTCTGGGTGGAGCACGAGAAGGAGCTGCGGCAGAGGTAA
- a CDS encoding uncharacterized protein (COG:U; EggNog:ENOG503NWHS) gives MRSPAETKLRWEETFKHGTRISDLQRAIKFNGPESPCVAGLRSLCWKGFLLFPHAPAEEWPQLLRQLRDSYNILCEQHLKFIRHPEQLAALSFDPLADNPDSPWITVRKDEAIRAEIQQDVSRLPDDPFYHQEVIQTMILDILFLYCKLNPSAGGYRQGMHELLAPIVYVIAQDSVDGKQSSTVDTLDPTIVELLDASQIEHDSFALFSKVMDRAGTFYEVEQNTIVEKSKYIHEVALLKIDEELANHLRDIEVLPQIFLIRWIRLLFGREFPFEQTMILWDAIFAFDPNLEMIDLICVAMLLRIRWTLLEADYSVALQLLLKYPAPPPPHGPHTFVDDALYLQKHFDAAGGVALIAKYSGRLPAAALVASTATSTPARSSTPSFSGFGSLRQRTLGARSPLSSTTKLLQQPGGVEAILRGAAKNVIEKSEKLGLNDAVRDAVGEIRRNMQGFQESRSSPRINRSLFPGNTLAVSIWEQRNRQLATMLEESITNLKQLVASDFEGDKQKQLETVELATAKIQYVKACLEDSTLDLPEEEPPTLATLSISTLPEIRSPTVALDTTPVVMTSSAVEEARSSLSSPASSDRTKQLSSVPEEPHAEPVAEEMVDKMDTDPPERKQTPPPPAPAPVPNPEPSTSVGQTPATSPTPKERPKGPIPTRSTLAQSSFAWMLEPDTTISAARPPPSRPLSGSGKKKHNPSREKNAFLFGEVVPSDGAAGERTVSPDEIFGLQPIRKG, from the exons ATGAGGTCACCAGCCGAAACAAA AttgaggtgggaggagacaTTCAAGCATGGGACCAGGATATCTGACCTCCAACGGGCCATCAAATTCAACGGTCCAGAGAGTCCATGCGTAGCTGGTCTACGCTCTCTCTGTTGGAAGGGCTTCCTGCTATTCCCGCACGCTCCCGCTGAAGAATGGCCTCAACTTTTGCGCCAACTTCGAGACTCATATAATATCCTGTGCGAACAGCATCTCAAATTTATCAGGCATCCCGAACAACTAGCCGCCCTATCCTTCGATCCCCTTGCAGACAATCCCGACTCTCCTTGGATCACTGTGCGCAAAGATGAAGCCATCCGCGCCGAGATCCAGCAAGATGTCTCGCGGCTTCCCGATGATCCATTCTATCACCAGGAGGTCATTCAGACCATGATTCTGGATATCCTGTTCCTCTACTGCAAACTCAACCCTTCCGCTGGCGGGTACCGTCAGGGAATGCACGAGTTACTTGCGCCAATTGTCTATGTCATTGCGCAGGACTCGGTGGACGGCAAGCAGTCTTCAACGGTTGATACTCTCGATCCTACGATAGTGGAACTGTTGGACGCTTCTCAGATCGAGCATGACTCCTTTGCCTTGTTCTCCAAGGTTATGGACCGTGCTGGCACTTTTTACGAGGTTGAGCAAAACACAATCGTCGAAAAAAGCAAATACATCCATGAAGTTGCCTTGCTCAAAATTGATGAGGAGCTTGCGAACCATTTGCGAGACATTGAAGTTCTGCCGCAAATATTCTTGAT ACGATGGATACGCCTCCTTTTTGGAAGGGAGTTTCCCTTTGAACAAACCATGATATTATGGGATGCCATCTTTGCCTTTGATCCCAACTTGGAGATGATAGATCTCATATGCGTAGCTATGCTTCTCAGGATCAGATGGACGC TCCTCGAAGCTGATTACTCGGTGGCACTCCAGCTGCTTCTGAAATAtccagcccctccaccaccgcacGGCCCTCACACCTTTGTCGACGATGCTTTATATTTGCAGAAACACTTTGATGCCGCGGGCGGTGTCGCACTAATCGCCAAATACAGCGGTAGACTGCCTGCAGCAGCATTAGTggcatcaacagcaacctcGACCCCTGCACGGTCATCCACCCCATCATTTTCAGGCTTTGGTTCACTCCGACAAAGAACTCTCGGTGCCAGGTCACCGTTATCTTCCACAACAAAACTCTTGCAGCAACCGGGTGGTGTGGAGGCTATCCTGCGCGGTGCTGCCAAAAATGTCATTGAGAAAAGCGAAAAACTCGGACTTAACGATGCTGTCCGTGATGCTGTTGGGGAAATACGTCGCAACATGCAAGGCTTTCAAGAGTCTCGAAGTTCGCCCAGAATCAACAGATCACTGTTTCCTGGAAACACTCTGGCTGTTTCCATTTGGGAGCAGAGGAATCGTCAGTTAGCAACCATGTTGGAAGAGTCAATCACGAACCTCAAACAGCTGGTGGCCTCTGACTTTGAGGGCGACAAGCAGAAACAGCTCGAGACAGTGGAACTTGCCACGGCCAAGATCCAGTACGTGAAGGCCTGCTTGGAGGATTCCACGCTGGATTTGCCAGAGGAAGAACCTCCGACGCTGGCAACATTGAGCATTTCTACCCTCCCCGAAATCAGATCGCCGACGGTTGCGTTAGATACCACACCGGTGGTTATGACATCATCCGCCGTTGAAGAAGCCAGAAGTTCACTCTCGTCGCCGGCTTCATCGGATAGAACCAAGCAGCTGTCGTCGGTGCCGGAGGAGCCACATGCTGAACCTGTTGCGGAGGAAATGGTTGACAAGATGGACACTGATCCAccagaaagaaaacaaacaccaccgccaccagccCCAGCCCCCGTCCCCAACCCAGAACCGTCGACTTCTGTTGGACAGACCCCTGCAACTAGCCCGACCCCTAAGGAGCGCCCGAAAGGACCGATACCTACACGGTCAACCTTGGCTCAGTCCTCTTTTGCGTGGATGTTGGAGCCAGACACTACAATATCAGCTGCTCGGCCGCCGCCGAGTAGGCCTCTGAGCGGCAgtggaaagaagaagcacaACCCCAGCCGGGAAAAGAACGCGTTCTTGTTTGGAGAAGTGGTTCCGAGTGATGGAGCGGCAGGGGAAAGGACAGTATCACCAGACGAGATCTTTGGACTGCAGCCGATCAGGAAGGGCTGA
- a CDS encoding uncharacterized protein (EggNog:ENOG503P4K9), whose protein sequence is MTTESAANLQTFHHFPLLPFEIRLEIWELTAFPRRLRALRASKTYDTAVGPPPIPAPLHTCSEARSFLTSCHPPVYQKMYLDCTPHDDNQESSSHRKYTWANWELDTLVLEDSLHTVVVDHIATMLMPRRLAVPCLKGYVSNFLFELIDKLKSVKEVELLLDDVDSPFDRSSWEAGWHGPAMECDFGHIETFWLVHDGGRRRWAKWDEWRAEKRWEFDEDDLDEALMETFKELRMTIPGWKPFGSPARDIDADIRFT, encoded by the coding sequence ATGACAACAGAATCAGCTGCCAACCTCCAAACCTTTCATCActtcccccttcttcctttcGAAATCCGTTTGGAGATATGGGAACTCACCGCCTTCCCCCGCAGACTGCGCGCCCTCCGTGCCTCCAAGACCTACGACACAGCCGTCGGCCCACCCCCGATTCCAGCACCGCTGCACACCTGCAGCGAGGCACGAAGCTTCTTAACCTCTTGTCACCCCCCCGTGTATCAAAAAATGTACCTGGATTGCACCCCCCACGACGATAATCAAGAATCCTCCTCGCACAGAAAATACACCTGGGCTAACTGGGAGCTTGACACATTGGTTTTGGAAGACTCACTGCACACGGTCGTTGTTGATCATATTGCCACGATGTTGATGCCGAGGCGGCTGGCGGTTCCCTGCTTGAAGGGATATGTCTCGAACTTCTTGTTTGAGCTTATTGACAAACTGAAAAGTGTCAAGGAGGTTGAACTTTTGCTGGACGACGTCGACTCTCCTTTTGATAGGTCCTCCTGGGAGGCAGGCTGGCACGGCCCTGCCATGGAGTGTGATTTTGGGCACATTGAGACCTTTTGGCTCGTGCATGATGGCGGCAGGAGACGGTGGGCCAAGTGGGATGAATGGCGCGCCGAAAAGAGATGGGAGTTTGATGAAGACGATTTGGATGAGGCGTTGATGGAGACTTTCAAGGAGCTCCGCATGACGATACCCGGGTGGAAGCCCTTTGGTAGTCCTGCCCGGGACATAGATGCGGACATTCGGTTCACCTGA